A stretch of Cyanobacterium sp. HL-69 DNA encodes these proteins:
- a CDS encoding salicylate hydroxylase, with protein MPTYSKKIAIIGAGIGGLTLALALEKKGIDFHLHEQANSFEALGYGLQLSPNVVRVLQDLGIGEELEAISHRCLGFELKSFKSNNTLAQWKLKSDTPYYQCRRADLHQLLYNSLKNKDKISFAQKLQSYEVEGEQIFLNFENKNSITTHALVGADGVRSPIRQSLFPTEKPQYAGYAAYRAILPFTPEYNSLMDKATVWMGENHHVVAYPNGNQNKTQPWLNLVLVVKDAQWHEQGWTIPADKQEIAENFQNQSPLLNTILKDLVSNPEPCFKWGLFDHKPLPFWTQGKITLLGDSAHPLLPFQAQGAAMAIEDAYILALCIDQETTIEKAFIKYQDLRLKRTTKVQQTSRNNADIFHATGIKAMVRDTGLKLISSINGELLNQKTAWIYNYDPLTLPL; from the coding sequence ATGCCTACTTACTCAAAGAAAATAGCCATCATTGGTGCTGGAATCGGAGGTTTAACCCTTGCCCTCGCTTTAGAAAAAAAAGGAATCGACTTTCATCTACACGAACAGGCAAATTCCTTTGAGGCTTTGGGTTATGGTTTGCAATTAAGCCCGAATGTGGTGAGGGTATTACAAGATTTAGGCATTGGTGAAGAATTAGAAGCTATATCCCATCGTTGTTTGGGTTTTGAATTAAAATCATTTAAAAGTAATAATACCTTAGCCCAGTGGAAGCTAAAAAGTGACACTCCCTACTATCAATGTCGCCGTGCAGACTTACATCAGTTATTATACAATTCCCTCAAAAATAAAGATAAAATCAGTTTCGCCCAGAAATTACAATCCTATGAAGTAGAAGGAGAGCAGATTTTTCTAAACTTTGAAAATAAAAATTCCATTACTACCCATGCCCTTGTGGGAGCCGATGGAGTGCGATCGCCCATTAGACAAAGCCTTTTCCCCACAGAGAAACCCCAATATGCAGGATATGCAGCCTATCGAGCCATATTACCCTTCACACCAGAATATAATTCCCTCATGGACAAAGCCACCGTATGGATGGGAGAAAATCATCATGTCGTCGCCTACCCCAACGGCAACCAAAATAAAACCCAACCATGGTTAAACCTGGTTTTAGTCGTCAAAGATGCCCAATGGCACGAGCAAGGGTGGACAATTCCCGCTGATAAACAAGAAATTGCCGAAAACTTCCAAAATCAATCCCCCCTCCTCAACACCATTTTAAAAGACTTGGTATCCAACCCCGAACCTTGTTTCAAATGGGGACTATTTGACCATAAACCCCTTCCTTTTTGGACTCAGGGCAAAATTACCCTTTTAGGAGACTCCGCCCACCCTCTGTTACCCTTCCAAGCCCAAGGGGCAGCCATGGCCATAGAGGATGCCTACATTTTAGCCCTATGTATTGACCAAGAAACTACCATCGAAAAAGCATTTATCAAGTATCAAGACTTAAGACTAAAACGCACCACCAAAGTCCAACAAACCTCCCGCAACAACGCCGATATTTTCCACGCTACGGGTATTAAAGCCATGGTAAGAGATACGGGCTTAAAACTAATATCCTCCATTAACGGAGAATTACTCAATCAAAAAACCGCTTGGATTTACAATTACGATCCCCTGACCCTTCCTTTATAA
- a CDS encoding putative alpha/beta hydrolase superfamily, giving the protein MEVLSKSIHDVPSLPGEYWQWRGEQVYYVKAGVENPTKPPLLLVHGFGASTDHWRKNIHILKENYQVWAIDLMGFGRSGKPPWEYNGILWRQQLNDFIQEKIGKPTILAGNSLGGYASLCTAAEYLDNVAGLILINSAGPFSDTKKKNPTIAQKITGLVLRQSWVTYILFQRLRNKKNIRKTLEKVYLDNTAINDQLIEDIYRPSCDEGALQVFASVFKNPEGDKIDQLLEQLECPLMTIWGEADPWMRTKERGAKFKEFCPSLTEHYLNAGHCPHDEAPEQVSQIISDWMEKCL; this is encoded by the coding sequence ATGGAAGTTTTAAGCAAATCAATCCATGATGTACCCTCATTGCCCGGGGAATATTGGCAGTGGCGAGGAGAGCAGGTTTATTATGTCAAAGCAGGGGTAGAAAACCCGACTAAACCTCCCCTATTATTAGTCCATGGTTTTGGAGCATCCACCGATCATTGGCGTAAAAATATCCATATACTAAAAGAAAACTACCAAGTATGGGCGATCGATCTCATGGGTTTTGGACGCTCAGGAAAGCCCCCATGGGAATATAACGGTATCCTTTGGCGACAACAGTTAAACGACTTCATCCAAGAAAAAATAGGAAAACCCACCATCCTAGCAGGAAACTCCCTCGGTGGTTATGCCTCCCTTTGCACCGCTGCCGAGTATCTGGATAATGTTGCAGGATTAATCCTAATCAACAGTGCTGGCCCGTTTTCCGATACCAAGAAAAAAAACCCTACCATCGCTCAAAAAATAACAGGGCTAGTGTTGCGTCAATCATGGGTGACATATATCCTGTTTCAACGTCTCAGAAATAAAAAAAATATTCGCAAAACCCTCGAAAAAGTTTATTTAGATAATACCGCCATCAACGATCAACTAATCGAAGATATTTATCGTCCCTCTTGTGATGAGGGTGCATTGCAAGTATTTGCATCGGTGTTCAAAAATCCCGAAGGAGACAAAATTGATCAACTCCTAGAGCAACTAGAATGCCCTCTGATGACCATTTGGGGAGAAGCAGACCCCTGGATGAGAACCAAGGAAAGGGGAGCTAAATTTAAAGAATTTTGCCCAAGTCTAACGGAACACTACCTCAATGCAGGACATTGTCCCCATGACGAAGCCCCCGAACAGGTTAGTCAGATTATCAGTGATTGGATGGAAAAATGTCTGTAA
- the ilvB gene encoding biosynthetic acetolactate synthase I catalytic subunit IlvB translates to MVASNFSPVKLSPDVASVKQTGAFALMDSLCRHGVEHIFGYPGGAILPIYDELYRFEARGQLKHILVRHEQGASHAADGYARATGKVGVCFGTSGPGATNLVTGIATAHMDSIPMVIITGQVPRAAIGSDAFQETDIFGITLPIVKHSYVARHARDIAWIIAEAFHIASTGRPGPVLVDIPKDVGLEECDYVPVNPGDVKLASYRPTVKGNPRQINAAIELMGEAKKPLLYVGGGAILANAHEEVKALAHRFQIPVTTTLMGLGAFDEHDPLSVSMLGMHGTAYANFAVTGCDLLIAVGARFDDRVTGKLDEFASRAKVIHIDIDPAEVGKNRRPDVPIVGDVRQVLTQILDRLKELNLPEQTVTQDWLAQIDEWKRDYPLEVPQPEGSLSPQEVIVEVNRQAPHACYTTDVGQHQMWSAQFLKTGPRRWISSAGLGTMGYGLPAAMGAKVALPDEDVICISGDASFQMNLQELATLAQYNIKAKIVIINNGWQGMVRQWQETFYGERYSSSNMSTGMPNFKLLAEAFGVKGMVVSSRDELSGAIAQMLDHNGPVLMDVQVTSNENCYPMVAPGKCNSEMLGLPKEPPIFK, encoded by the coding sequence ATGGTAGCTTCTAACTTTTCCCCTGTAAAACTGTCCCCCGATGTAGCTTCAGTAAAACAAACTGGAGCTTTCGCACTCATGGATAGCCTTTGCCGTCATGGTGTGGAACATATTTTCGGTTATCCGGGGGGAGCTATTTTACCTATCTATGATGAATTATATCGCTTTGAAGCCAGAGGACAATTAAAACATATCCTCGTACGCCATGAACAAGGGGCATCCCACGCTGCCGATGGTTATGCAAGGGCCACAGGAAAAGTGGGGGTATGTTTTGGTACTTCAGGGCCTGGGGCAACCAACCTTGTAACGGGCATCGCTACGGCCCACATGGACTCTATTCCCATGGTCATTATTACAGGTCAAGTACCCCGTGCGGCTATTGGTTCTGATGCTTTCCAAGAAACTGATATTTTTGGCATCACTTTACCCATTGTTAAACATTCCTATGTGGCTCGTCATGCCCGTGATATTGCTTGGATTATCGCTGAAGCTTTTCATATTGCTAGTACAGGGCGCCCCGGTCCTGTTTTGGTCGATATTCCTAAGGATGTAGGCTTAGAAGAATGTGATTATGTGCCTGTGAATCCAGGGGATGTAAAGTTAGCTAGTTATCGCCCCACAGTCAAGGGGAATCCTCGTCAGATTAATGCAGCCATTGAGTTGATGGGTGAGGCGAAAAAACCTTTGTTATATGTGGGTGGTGGTGCTATTTTGGCCAATGCCCATGAGGAAGTTAAGGCTTTAGCTCATCGTTTCCAAATCCCCGTGACCACTACTCTGATGGGATTGGGAGCTTTTGATGAACATGATCCTCTTTCTGTGAGTATGTTAGGGATGCACGGCACAGCCTATGCTAACTTTGCGGTAACGGGTTGTGATTTGTTGATTGCGGTGGGTGCAAGGTTTGATGATCGGGTAACGGGTAAATTGGATGAGTTTGCTTCCCGTGCAAAGGTTATCCACATTGACATTGATCCTGCGGAGGTGGGTAAAAATCGCCGTCCTGATGTGCCGATTGTGGGGGATGTGCGTCAAGTTTTAACTCAAATTTTGGATCGCCTGAAGGAGCTAAATTTACCAGAGCAAACTGTTACCCAAGATTGGTTGGCTCAAATTGATGAATGGAAAAGGGATTATCCTTTAGAAGTACCTCAGCCTGAAGGTAGTTTGTCTCCCCAAGAGGTAATTGTAGAAGTGAATCGTCAGGCTCCCCATGCTTGTTATACTACGGATGTAGGACAACATCAGATGTGGTCTGCTCAATTTCTTAAAACTGGCCCTCGTCGTTGGATTTCGAGTGCTGGTTTAGGTACGATGGGTTACGGACTGCCTGCGGCAATGGGTGCTAAGGTGGCACTGCCTGATGAGGACGTTATCTGCATCAGTGGGGATGCTAGTTTCCAAATGAATCTCCAAGAGTTGGCTACTTTGGCTCAATATAATATTAAGGCGAAAATTGTCATCATTAATAATGGTTGGCAAGGTATGGTGCGTCAGTGGCAGGAAACTTTTTATGGGGAGCGCTATTCTTCTTCTAATATGTCCACGGGGATGCCTAATTTTAAATTACTGGCTGAGGCTTTTGGAGTCAAAGGTATGGTGGTTAGTAGTCGTGATGAGTTATCAGGTGCGATCGCACAGATGCTTGACCATAATGGCCCTGTGTTAATGGATGTTCAGGTAACATCTAATGAAAACTGTTATCCCATGGTAGCCCCGGGTAAGTGTAATTCAGAAATGTTGGGCTTACCAAAAGAGCCTCCCATTTTTAAATAA